TCCCCCAGATCGCCTCTGCCTTGGGCTGCTGCCACAATCGCAGCGGCTTCGGCAATTGGCATGCGCTTAAGCCCTAATGTCTGCGGCGCTAAAAAGAGATAGCTTCCAACCGCCATGGTTGGCAGAGTCTCATAAACTCCGGCGGTACAAGCACCCATAAGTCTGGGCTGCCCCCTGACACTTTCGCGTTTGCGGAAGAATCCACTTGCCGAAACCCATTATTTTTACTGATTCACGCGCTGGTAGCTCTTAACGCGACATATCGGGATCCCACACCGCAAGCGTGATCTACGTCACACGCGCAATTCCCACTTTTACGTAATATTGCGCCCACGGTCGCAAGTATCACAACGTGCGTGTGATCGGCGGAGATGTTAATTCCGGTTGGAGCGTACCTAAATCAGCAAGGAGCTTCCATGATGAAATCGATCAGCAATCTATATCGTTTAGGGTGCATCTGCCTGTTGTTTGTTCTCGCCTTTCCTGCAGTGAGCCATGCGATTCCCGCTTTTGCTCGCCAATACCAGACTTCATGCGCTACCTGCCATTCTGACTTTCCTAAGCTAAATGATTTTGGCAAAGCCTTTAAAGATGCCGGTTTTAAGTTCCCAACCGATGATGAAGGTTTTTTGAAGGTTCCTCCGGTTCTGCTGGGCGCGCCTGCACAAAAAGATCTTTTTCCCAAGGCCATTTGGCCGGGCACAATCCCCGGCTTGCCTCCGATCGGCCTGAGGATGAATACATTCTTTCAGAAGACCAGCGGCAATCGAGGCAAGTTTGACGCGCTTGTTCCTCCCGGCACGGTCGCACCATTTATTCCGAAGACGGATTTCAGCTCCGGACTGTTCAGCATATTCACCGCCGGTAACTTTGGCAGCGATATCGCCTTCTGGGTGGATTCTGACATGAACGTCGGCGGTGACAACACAGCCGGCGGCCTAGGCGATGGTTACCTCAAATTCGTGAATATTGGCCGGCTGCTTAAGATGAAGAAAGATTCGCTCAGCTTGCGCGTGGGACGATTCGAACTGGATCTACCCTTCAGCCAGGCCAGGAACATTAATATTAGTGGTTATGACATCTTTGATCAGGCCAACATCGGGAACCAGAATCCGGCATTCTCACAGAAGAACGTTAACAACCAGCTAACGATGGCCGACGCAATGAACGGAGTAGAGTTTAGTGGAGGCCACCAATATGGCGGCTACCACTACTCAATCGCCTTTATTGATCAGAATACCAGCGGGCTCAACCAGGCGTCCAACAACAGCGACTTTGTCCCTTCACCGGCCGGATTCGCGTCTGATTCCAACTTCAAAGATATTTATGCTCGCGTTTCGTATCGCTTCAATCTGGAACGCGATCCGGCCAGCCGCAATGCCGTACAAGCTGCCGGAGCATCCGGCCCGCGCGACCATACCTACATCAACCTGGGCAGCTATTACTTTTATGGCCGCTCAGTACAGCGGTTCAGCGGTGAAACGCTGCTTGGTGATCCTGCGGTGCTGACCGTGAGAGAACCGTTTTATCGCACAGGCGCCGATTTCAGCTTTAACTATCGCGCCTTCAACCTTTACGGCCTCTTCATGTACGGGCACGACACGAATGAGTTACCCATCGACTCCACGGGCACTCCGGTTCCATTGCCACTGGATCCCACCACACCCACTGCTACGGGATTCCTTCACGGCCAGCCGGCAAGCTTTACCGGGGGCTTTGTCCAGGCTGATTACCTGATTCATCCCTGGCTGATGGCGATCATGCGCTGGGATGCGGTTAACTCAGGTGAAGATAAGCTCAACAGTCTTGCCGGGGCGGCGCCTCTTACATTCCACACAACGCGGAACCGATTCACTCCTGGCATACAGTTCCTGATTCATGCCAACATCAAAGCTTCATTTGAATACCAGTTCCGCCCGCAACAGAGCGTAACTATCATCACCAATCCCATTACCGGACTTCCATCGTCGATTGAGCCGTTCCGCACCAACACGGCCGTGGTGGCTCTGGAATGGGTGTACTAAATACTTTGGAGAGGATGCACTCATGAAAACGAAATACATATTGTTAGTCTCAATTCTCGCCCTCGCAGCCACTCAGATGAGCTTTGCCGGTAGCCTCAAGGGAAAGGTCGCCCCGGGAAAATCGGTGGTCTATCTGGAATCGGCTGCTCCGGTGCCAGTCACCACGGACAAACCCGTCACCATGGACCAGAAGGGGCTCAGCTTCCAACCTCATGTAATGGTCATTCAACTAGGGACAACCGTAGAGTTCCTGAACAGTGACAAGGTTCAACACAATGTCTTCTGGCCATCGATTTCCGGCGACAAGAAGAAGACACACAACATGGGAACCTGGCCGCAGGGACAAAAGAAGGGATTCAAGTTCAACGATCCCGGCGTGGTAACGCTGCTCTGCAACGTTCACCCTGAAATGGCCGGCTACATCATTGTTTCTCCGACTCCCTACTTTGCCGAGACCGATGCGAACGGCGCTTACACCATCGCCAATGTCCCGGACGGGCAGTACACTGTCAACGCGTGGCATGAAGGCAAAAAGATTTCGTCCAAGAAAATAACCGTAACCGGCGATACATCAGCCGATTTCACACTGCAGTAAGAGACGTGTGCGGGGCGGCTTTGGCCGTCCCGCTAAACCCAAGCGCGGGGGCTTAAGACGTCATGCAGAAGCGTTTTCAAAACAAAACGGTAGACAGGGACTGGCTCAACACCAACTTTCCCTGCATGATGGCCTGCCCGGCCCACACCAATGCCGGGCGGTACGTGGCGCTGATTGCGGAAGGCAGGTTTGAAGAAGCCTACCGCTTCGCCCGCGATCCCAATCCCCTGGCCAGTATCTGCGGAAGGGTATGCGCGCATCCTTGTGAGAGCGCCTGCCGCCGCGGCGAAATCGATAAGCCCATTCAGATTCGCGCGCTCAAGCGCTTTCTCACCGAGCGTCATGGGCCGGAATCCAAAAACTTCAAGCCTTCACCCGTTGAGAAACAGCCAGCTCTGCCATACAAGGTTGCGATCATCGGTGCCGGCCCGGTCGGCCTTTCCGCAGCGCACGATCTGGCCTTGATGGGATACTCCGTCACCATCTTTGAGGCTGCTGCTGTCCCGGGCGGCATGCTCTATCTGGGAATTCCTGAGTATCGCCTGCCTCGCGACGTGGTTGAAGCTCAGGTGCGGGAGATCCTGGAGACAGGTGACGTCACGCTCAAATTGAACCAGCGCGCCGGCAAAGATTTTTCTGTGGAAGACCTCCGCTCGCAGGGCTTCGATGCTGTGCTCATCGCCGTGGGCGCGCACCGCAGCCGCGATCTTTCCATTCCCGGCGTCGATCTGGATGGCGTCTATAAAGGCATTGACTTTCTTCTGAACGTGAACCTCGGCTACAAATTCACCATCGGCAAGAAAGTTGTAGTGATTGGCGGCGGCAATGTCGCCATGGACGTGGCGCGTTCCGCCGCGCGCGAAGTGGTACGCCAGCATGAGATTCCGACTGAAGAGTGGTCCAAGAACATCAGCGCCGTAGCTTCACATGAAATGGTCGACATTTCTCTTTCCGCGCTACGCATGGGCGCAAGCGAAGTTCACATTGTCTGTATTGAGCGCCGCGACGAAATTCCTGCCGCGCTGGAAGAAGTGGAAGAAGCTGAAACTGAAGGCGTGATCATCCACGCTGGCTTCGGACCTAACAAGGTCATTGGCCAAAATGGCCGCGTTACCGCTCTTGAAACCGTACGCACCAGCCGTGTGTTCGACGAGAACGGAAGATTCAGTCCGCAGTTTGCCGCCGGAAGCGAATCACTTGTGGAATGTGACACGGTGATCATGGCTATCGGCCAAACTCCCAACCTGGATTTTCTCGGCAAGGAAAGCAAGATTGAGTTGTCATCGCGCGGCCTGATTTCCGTGGACCGCAGCAACCTGATGACCTCGGTCCCCGGCATCTTTGCCGGTGGTGACTGCGTTTTTGGCCCACGCCTGATCATCGATAGCGTGGCGGACGGCAAGCGTGCTGCCGTTGGCATTGACGAATTTCTGCGCGGACAAAAGCATGCCGATCCCATTCTAGAAGTTGAAGTCTTTGACATGCACCAGATGATCACCAACTACATGGAGATCGCGCGCAAGTCTGTTCCCATGCTGCCGCTGGAACGGCGCACCGGCGTTACAGAGGTGGAAATTGGCTTCGATGAACAGACTGCCATTGAAGAAGCGCAACGCTGCCTGCACTGTTGGGTCAATACCGTTTTTGAAGGAACTGAGGTCGATGGCAGCGAATGCGTTCTCTGCGGCGGCTGCGTTGATGTTTGTCCCGAGCAGTGCCTTGAGCTTGTGCCGCTGGAAAACTTCGAGTTTCCCGAGCCCGTGCTCGCTCACTTGGAACAAAACGAAAGCGCCTATGAGGTCGAATTGCGCGGGGTAAAACCACAGGAACTGGCAATGGGAACCCTTTCCGGAGCAGTGATGGTAAAAGACGAGACACGCTGCATCCGCTGCGGGCTATGCGCGATGCGCTGTCCGGTCAAGGAAATCACCATGGAAGCATTCCACTTCAGGTCAGCCGAGAGCACCGGGCTGATCCCAATACAGTCATTTGATTTGAGGAGCAGCAAATGAGCAACGTGAAAACACAGGAGCAAACGACCGGCGAGATCGCCAAGGACTGCGGTTGCAAGGACAGCAGCCGCCGGGAGTTCTTTGCCAAGGT
This region of Terriglobia bacterium genomic DNA includes:
- a CDS encoding carboxypeptidase regulatory-like domain-containing protein, with translation MKTKYILLVSILALAATQMSFAGSLKGKVAPGKSVVYLESAAPVPVTTDKPVTMDQKGLSFQPHVMVIQLGTTVEFLNSDKVQHNVFWPSISGDKKKTHNMGTWPQGQKKGFKFNDPGVVTLLCNVHPEMAGYIIVSPTPYFAETDANGAYTIANVPDGQYTVNAWHEGKKISSKKITVTGDTSADFTLQ
- a CDS encoding FAD-dependent oxidoreductase; this translates as MQKRFQNKTVDRDWLNTNFPCMMACPAHTNAGRYVALIAEGRFEEAYRFARDPNPLASICGRVCAHPCESACRRGEIDKPIQIRALKRFLTERHGPESKNFKPSPVEKQPALPYKVAIIGAGPVGLSAAHDLALMGYSVTIFEAAAVPGGMLYLGIPEYRLPRDVVEAQVREILETGDVTLKLNQRAGKDFSVEDLRSQGFDAVLIAVGAHRSRDLSIPGVDLDGVYKGIDFLLNVNLGYKFTIGKKVVVIGGGNVAMDVARSAAREVVRQHEIPTEEWSKNISAVASHEMVDISLSALRMGASEVHIVCIERRDEIPAALEEVEEAETEGVIIHAGFGPNKVIGQNGRVTALETVRTSRVFDENGRFSPQFAAGSESLVECDTVIMAIGQTPNLDFLGKESKIELSSRGLISVDRSNLMTSVPGIFAGGDCVFGPRLIIDSVADGKRAAVGIDEFLRGQKHADPILEVEVFDMHQMITNYMEIARKSVPMLPLERRTGVTEVEIGFDEQTAIEEAQRCLHCWVNTVFEGTEVDGSECVLCGGCVDVCPEQCLELVPLENFEFPEPVLAHLEQNESAYEVELRGVKPQELAMGTLSGAVMVKDETRCIRCGLCAMRCPVKEITMEAFHFRSAESTGLIPIQSFDLRSSK